The DNA segment GTGAGCCACTTTGTATCTTCCTTGCCTTGATCGAGTAGTCCTCAGACTATAAACATATATTCTGCAAAGTCGAAATGTCATTAGTCAGTGGTCAGCAGTTATCTTTTCTCCTTACTCCTCATTCCCATTTTCTATCTTCACCCTTGATGAATTTCTCCCAACAAAACTTCATGTGGTGCGCCTGTGGCTGTTGGTAGGTTGCCTGGAATGGCTAATTGTCGCCAGTGAGCTAAAACAGCAAAGGCGATCGCTTCTTTAAAGTCGGCACTCACGCCTGCTTCATCGGTGGTCAAGACTGGGACTGTTTCTAACGCTAACTGTAATCTTTGTTTTAAATACAAATTACGACTACCACCGCCACATAAAAATACACGTTGTGGCATTTGTGGTAAAAAAGTACGGTAACTGTGAACAATGGAAGCTACAGTTAGTTCCGTAAGTGTTGCTAGCATATCAGCTGGACTAAGTTGGTATGGTTCGGCATCTTGGAAACATTGATTTAGGTAAGCCACACCAAACAATTCTCGACCAGTCGATTTAGGTGGTGAGAGATGAAAATATTCATGGGTGAGCCATTTTTCGACTAAAGGATAGCAAGGAGTTCCACTGGCTGCCCATTGACCATCTTCATCATAGGTTTTAGCACCAGCCGTCAGACGTTCTACTGCTAAATCTAACAGGCTATTACTTGGGCCTGTGTCCCAACCACAAATTTGTGAAAGCCAGTCATCAGTACGCGCTGGGATATAGGCAAGGTTACCAATACCACCTAAATTTTGAATACAACGACTTTCATGGGGATGACTCAGTAAAAAGGCATCGACTCTGGGAACAAGTGGTGCGCCATGACCACCAACAGCGATATCAGCAACACGAAAATTACTGACAGTTGTAATTCCCGTCAAATAGGCAATCATCTCACCACGACCAAGCTGGAGAGTATAACCAAGGTTTTTCTTCCCTACTCCTGCTTCTTTTGGTGGTCGATGATACACAGTTTGACCATGAGAGCCAATTAAATTTGCTGGCTGATAACCTATTTGAATATTTTGAGCAGCTTGGGCAAAAGCTAGGGCGATCGCATCATCCATATGTGCAAGTTCCAACATGGAAATAGCTTCGCCTGCACAAACTGCCAATATGCGTTCTCTTAAGTCCGCAGGATAAGGATATGTTTTTCCTGCTAGTAACTCAACTTTCAGATCCAATTCTGTGCCAGTAATCTCTACTAAGGCGGCATCTATACCATCTACAGATGTGCCACTGATTAAACCGACAACACGGTTAGGAACGGCAGATGCTTGAGAAGAATACATGATTAAATGTTGCTAATTGCCAGGGGTAGTCTAATTGATACTTGTCTTTTTGTCAAAAACTTAAATTTTCATATTGTCTTTATGAAAAGAATATAGGTTCTGACCGATTTATTAACTCTCAAATTCATACTGCCTTCAAGATTTCTCATGTTTAGACGGAATTTTATACAAGTACAATTTTATTTCACATTTATTTTAAATTGCTTGGCAAAATCCTTCAATATAGACAATGTTTTTACTTATTAATGTCATGCAATAAAGCACTAAGGTGTCCAGAGATGCTTTTAACTAAAGTCTAGTATTTATATCCTGTCTTTTAACCGTAATTACTCACAGAATTGAGTTGTGTTTACTAATTAGACAAAGGCAGAGTTCAAAATTATGATTCTTAAAAAACTTGTTTGTGCCGCATTAGTCTCGACATCAGCGATCGCTTCTTTTGCTTATGCTGGCTCTGCTCACGCTATTGGCTTCAAGGTGGAGACAGGTGTTGCTGGTCCTAATGGTGTTACCAATCAAGGCGCTTATTCTCAGTTTTGGCAAGATTCAGGTGTAACAACTATTGATTTCAATAATGGTATGGCTCCAACCACCGGTTTTGCTAAATATTCATTTGAAAATGGCGGCGGTAGCAGTGTAAGAAAAGACCAATGGGCCCCAGCAGGATCCAACGGAGAAGTCAATGATACAAGTTACTTAGCTGTCTTCAATGGTGATAAAGTGACCATTAACTTAGATAGCTATCTTAATTATTTCGGTATTAACTGGGGTGCGATCAGCAACAATAATACCTTCTCTTTTTATAATGGGGACACTTTGATCAGGTCTTTCACCACTCAAGATGTAAATACCGTAGCTCCTATTAGTGCTACACAGCATGGTGGAGAACGTAATGGTTACCTTCATTTCTACTCTGAAGGCAGTGATGATATTTTCAACAAGATCGTCATCTCTCAAGCTAGTACAGATGGTGGTGGGTTTGAAAGTGACAACCACTCTTTTAAGATTGGAAATGGCAGATTTACAGGTTTTGACCCCCAATCTGTTCCCGAACCTGGTATGACTTTAGGGATGCTAGCTGTTGG comes from the Nostoc sp. PCC 7120 = FACHB-418 genome and includes:
- a CDS encoding anhydro-N-acetylmuramic acid kinase, with protein sequence MYSSQASAVPNRVVGLISGTSVDGIDAALVEITGTELDLKVELLAGKTYPYPADLRERILAVCAGEAISMLELAHMDDAIALAFAQAAQNIQIGYQPANLIGSHGQTVYHRPPKEAGVGKKNLGYTLQLGRGEMIAYLTGITTVSNFRVADIAVGGHGAPLVPRVDAFLLSHPHESRCIQNLGGIGNLAYIPARTDDWLSQICGWDTGPSNSLLDLAVERLTAGAKTYDEDGQWAASGTPCYPLVEKWLTHEYFHLSPPKSTGRELFGVAYLNQCFQDAEPYQLSPADMLATLTELTVASIVHSYRTFLPQMPQRVFLCGGGSRNLYLKQRLQLALETVPVLTTDEAGVSADFKEAIAFAVLAHWRQLAIPGNLPTATGAPHEVLLGEIHQG
- a CDS encoding Npun_F0296 family exosortase-dependent surface protein (PEP-CTERM proteins occur, often in large numbers, in the proteomes of bacteria that also encode an exosortase, a predicted intramembrane cysteine proteinase. The presence of a PEP-CTERM domain at a protein's C-terminus predicts cleavage within the sorting domain, followed by covalent anchoring to some some component of the (usually Gram-negative) cell surface. Many PEP-CTERM proteins exhibit an unusual sequence composition that includes large numbers of potential glycosylation sites. Expression of one such protein has been shown restore the ability of a bacterium to form floc, a type of biofilm.), producing the protein MILKKLVCAALVSTSAIASFAYAGSAHAIGFKVETGVAGPNGVTNQGAYSQFWQDSGVTTIDFNNGMAPTTGFAKYSFENGGGSSVRKDQWAPAGSNGEVNDTSYLAVFNGDKVTINLDSYLNYFGINWGAISNNNTFSFYNGDTLIRSFTTQDVNTVAPISATQHGGERNGYLHFYSEGSDDIFNKIVISQASTDGGGFESDNHSFKIGNGRFTGFDPQSVPEPGMTLGMLAVGGLFLRQHKKQKLQGASKS